Proteins encoded within one genomic window of Gemmobacter sp.:
- a CDS encoding xanthine dehydrogenase family protein subunit M has protein sequence MMPFRYMRARTVAEAMDAVASTPDARFVAGGTNLVDLMKLGIEAPALLVDINGLDLRGIRQTANGGLRIGALVSNSDVAADPVVRRDYGVLARAIVAGASGQLRNRATVGGNLMQRVRCPYFYDPAQACNKRLPGSGCPAMDGVNRSHAVLAVQDSCIAVNPGDMAVALEVLDAGVEILTAAGGHRRLTIAEFFSAQGPGVQQEVAIGPHDLILAVVLPPPLRGLHAYHKVRDRASYAFALVSAAYVRSDDGLRIAFGGLAHRPWRSRAAEAAQADGPDAMADILFANAQTTPQNAFKIALARRLLVAALSGTGDAA, from the coding sequence ATGATGCCGTTTCGCTATATGCGTGCCCGAACCGTGGCGGAGGCGATGGACGCGGTCGCATCCACCCCCGATGCACGCTTCGTTGCCGGTGGCACGAACCTGGTCGATCTGATGAAGCTGGGGATCGAGGCGCCGGCCCTGCTGGTGGATATCAACGGGCTGGATCTGCGCGGCATCCGCCAGACAGCCAACGGCGGCCTGCGGATTGGCGCGCTTGTGTCCAACAGCGATGTCGCGGCCGATCCTGTCGTCCGGCGGGACTATGGCGTGCTGGCGCGCGCGATTGTTGCCGGTGCATCGGGCCAGCTGCGCAACAGGGCAACCGTGGGCGGCAACCTGATGCAGCGGGTGCGGTGCCCGTATTTCTACGACCCGGCCCAAGCCTGCAACAAACGGCTGCCGGGCAGCGGCTGCCCCGCGATGGATGGCGTGAACCGCAGTCATGCCGTTCTGGCGGTGCAGGACAGCTGTATTGCGGTCAACCCCGGCGACATGGCGGTTGCGCTGGAGGTGCTGGATGCCGGGGTCGAGATTCTGACCGCGGCCGGCGGGCATCGCCGCCTGACGATTGCAGAGTTCTTTTCGGCACAGGGACCAGGCGTGCAACAGGAGGTCGCCATCGGACCGCATGATCTGATCCTTGCAGTCGTCCTGCCGCCACCGCTGCGGGGCCTGCACGCCTATCACAAGGTCCGGGACCGGGCATCCTATGCCTTCGCGCTGGTGTCTGCCGCATATGTCCGTTCCGATGACGGGCTTCGGATCGCGTTTGGCGGGCTGGCGCACCGCCCCTGGCGCAGCCGCGCGGCCGAAGCCGCGCAGGCCGACGGGCCGGATGCCATGGCGGATATCCTGTTCGCCAATGCGCAGACCACGCCGCAGAATGCGTTCAAGATCGCCCTTGCCAGACGCCTGCTGGTTGCTGCGCTATCGGGAACGGGGGATGCCGCATGA
- a CDS encoding 2Fe-2S iron-sulfur cluster-binding protein yields MTTKAQTLAGEGLTTTVSITINGIPRVLEVDNRTTLLDLLREDLQMFGTKKGCDHGHCGACTVLADGLRVNSCLALAVMLDGAAITTIEGIGSPDALHPMQRAFIHHDGFQCGFCTPGQIISAIAIAEEIRRGLPSHATRDLTAMAPFEEAEIVERMSGNLCRCGAYRNILRAILDVEGQQP; encoded by the coding sequence ATGACCACCAAGGCGCAAACTCTTGCAGGCGAGGGGCTGACCACCACGGTCAGCATCACGATCAACGGCATCCCCCGGGTGCTGGAGGTGGACAACCGCACCACCCTGCTGGATCTTCTGCGGGAAGATTTGCAGATGTTCGGGACCAAGAAGGGTTGTGATCACGGCCATTGCGGCGCCTGCACCGTGCTGGCGGATGGTTTGCGGGTGAACTCTTGCCTTGCCCTGGCGGTCATGCTGGACGGCGCCGCCATCACCACCATCGAAGGCATCGGTTCCCCCGATGCCCTGCATCCGATGCAGCGGGCCTTCATCCACCATGACGGCTTTCAATGCGGCTTCTGCACGCCGGGTCAGATCATTTCCGCGATTGCCATCGCCGAGGAAATCCGCCGCGGTCTGCCCAGCCATGCCACCCGCGATCTGACGGCCATGGCACCGTTCGAAGAAGCCGAGATCGTCGAGCGGATGAGCGGCAATCTCTGCCGTTGCGGCGCCTATCGCAACATCCTGCGAGCCATCTTGGATGTTGAGGGGCAGCAGCCATGA